In a single window of the Drosophila albomicans strain 15112-1751.03 chromosome 3, ASM965048v2, whole genome shotgun sequence genome:
- the LOC117569472 gene encoding uncharacterized protein LOC117569472 isoform X1 → MSSRRGIHERQDENNSESPTRSFNQTGNVSSQRANLSSQSAKIPHEASASSEENESESEVEVEDEHKSPTSSAKKVNQPFYTPECATNAVPKHRPQKVEASKPKIQNPPTIVGKDNGVKHRPQKVEASKTIIQHPPTTVGKDNGVNLKYVLYAIISVLPLLACWQIFIKETPPAPVWKSCNFDALRKQQPLQSPEVWSALKTTNELLLNKLAESPNVFLLLHSDEDRGEKLQKLIGDIALETSKCFDGQQPIEMDLQDFETQDDDDYGYPIEQYKNKLQEGNVFLIVNLNDIPLNAARALHTICDTYSPIAPDVVIFLTLHTDLPIAGGVPSHLAVKTLNKLWDRIPDNELGALITRVTDQVLLLQG, encoded by the exons ATGTCGTCCAGGAGAGGTATTCATGAGCGTCAAGATGAAAACAATTCCGAATCTCCTACAAGAAGTTTTAATCAAACTGGCAACGTAAGCTCGCAAAGGGCTAACTTAAGTTCACAAAGTGCGAAAATACCACACGAAGCAAGCGCAAGTAGTGAGGAAaatgaatctgaatctgaagttgaagtcgaagACGAGCATAAAAGTCCAACGTCATCAGCTAAAAAAGTTAACCAACCTTTCTATACGCCCGAGTGTGCTACGAATGCTGTTCCCAAGCATCGCCCTCAGAAGGTGGAAGCctcaaaaccaaaaattcaaaatccaCCAACCATTGTTGGCAAAGATAATGGAGTTAAGCATCGCCCTCAGAAGGTGGAAGcctcaaaaacaataattcagCATCCACCAACCACTGTTGGCAAAGACAATGGAGTTAATCTGAAATACGTATTGTATGCTATTATTTCCGTATTGCCGCTGCTTGCTtgttggcaaatatttataaaagagACTCCTCCGGCGCCGGTGTGGAAAAGCTGCAATTTTGATGCACTGCGTAAACAGCAGCCATTGCAATCACCGGAAGTGTGGAGCGCACTTAAGACCACCAATGAATTGCTGCTGAACAAACTGGCCGAGTCGCCAAATgtctttttattattgcactCGGATGAGGACAGAGGCGAAAAGCTGCAAAAGCTTATTGGCGACATTGCTCTCGAGACATCAAAATGTTTTG ATGGTCAGCAACCCATCGAAATGGACCTGCAGGACTTTGAGACACAGGATGACGATGACTACGGTTATCCCATTgaacaatacaaaaacaaattgcaggAGGGCAACGTCTTTCTCATCGTTAATCTCAATGAT ATTCCATTGAATGCGGCCCGTGCTCTGCACACCATTTGTGATACGTACAGTCCCATAGCTCCTGATGTGGTTATCTTTTTGACGTTGCACACAGATCTGCCAATCGCTGGCGGAGTCCCATCGCACTTGGCCGTTAAAACATTGAACAAACTGTGGGACAGGATACCGGACAATGAATTGGGCGCTTTAATAACGCGTGTTACTGATCAAGTCTTGCTGTTGCAGGGATAA
- the LOC117569477 gene encoding DNA repair protein SWI5 homolog, producing the protein MNNSENQHQNANEQLTNLSVIEEKQKQKHMQLLHQYNDLKDATEIVLGALAQAKGLPVKEMYKIYNLPKHE; encoded by the coding sequence ATGAACAATTCAGAGAATCAACATCAAAATGCCAATGAGCAATTAACAAATCTATCCGTAATtgaggaaaaacaaaaacaaaagcacatgCAGCTTTTACATCAATACAACGACCTTAAGGACGCTACCGAAATCGTGCTAGGAGCCTTGGCACAAGCAAAAGGATTACCAGTAAaagaaatgtacaaaatatataatctgCCAAAGCATGAGTAA
- the LOC117569472 gene encoding uncharacterized protein LOC117569472 isoform X2: MSSRRGIHERQDENNSESPTRSFNQTGNVSSQRANLSSQSAKIPHEASASSEENESESEVEVEDEHKSPTSSAKKVNQPFYTPECATNAVPKHRPQKVEASKTIIQHPPTTVGKDNGVNLKYVLYAIISVLPLLACWQIFIKETPPAPVWKSCNFDALRKQQPLQSPEVWSALKTTNELLLNKLAESPNVFLLLHSDEDRGEKLQKLIGDIALETSKCFDGQQPIEMDLQDFETQDDDDYGYPIEQYKNKLQEGNVFLIVNLNDIPLNAARALHTICDTYSPIAPDVVIFLTLHTDLPIAGGVPSHLAVKTLNKLWDRIPDNELGALITRVTDQVLLLQG, from the exons ATGTCGTCCAGGAGAGGTATTCATGAGCGTCAAGATGAAAACAATTCCGAATCTCCTACAAGAAGTTTTAATCAAACTGGCAACGTAAGCTCGCAAAGGGCTAACTTAAGTTCACAAAGTGCGAAAATACCACACGAAGCAAGCGCAAGTAGTGAGGAAaatgaatctgaatctgaagttgaagtcgaagACGAGCATAAAAGTCCAACGTCATCAGCTAAAAAAGTTAACCAACCTTTCTATACGCCCGAGTGTGCTACGAATGCTGTTCCCAAGCATCGCCCTCAGAAG GTGGAAGcctcaaaaacaataattcagCATCCACCAACCACTGTTGGCAAAGACAATGGAGTTAATCTGAAATACGTATTGTATGCTATTATTTCCGTATTGCCGCTGCTTGCTtgttggcaaatatttataaaagagACTCCTCCGGCGCCGGTGTGGAAAAGCTGCAATTTTGATGCACTGCGTAAACAGCAGCCATTGCAATCACCGGAAGTGTGGAGCGCACTTAAGACCACCAATGAATTGCTGCTGAACAAACTGGCCGAGTCGCCAAATgtctttttattattgcactCGGATGAGGACAGAGGCGAAAAGCTGCAAAAGCTTATTGGCGACATTGCTCTCGAGACATCAAAATGTTTTG ATGGTCAGCAACCCATCGAAATGGACCTGCAGGACTTTGAGACACAGGATGACGATGACTACGGTTATCCCATTgaacaatacaaaaacaaattgcaggAGGGCAACGTCTTTCTCATCGTTAATCTCAATGAT ATTCCATTGAATGCGGCCCGTGCTCTGCACACCATTTGTGATACGTACAGTCCCATAGCTCCTGATGTGGTTATCTTTTTGACGTTGCACACAGATCTGCCAATCGCTGGCGGAGTCCCATCGCACTTGGCCGTTAAAACATTGAACAAACTGTGGGACAGGATACCGGACAATGAATTGGGCGCTTTAATAACGCGTGTTACTGATCAAGTCTTGCTGTTGCAGGGATAA
- the LOC117569476 gene encoding protein MIX23, which produces MAVYCFDFLGFQETLKKMRDVDDKIIYALNALPTESFKGQVNSESTCRDLYAKLQQSHLSRQTNIRNCITLSATTLKNLREQRESNPNDVETDSKFKAEQRKLRVLQAELNVEDIIKERTYKAFNERCRSYFHAE; this is translated from the exons atGGCTGTTTACTGCTTTGACTTTCTGGGCTTCCAG GAGACCCTCAAAAAGATGCGAGATGTAGATGATAAAATTATATACGCTCTCAATGCACTTCCAACGGAGTCGTTCAAGGGTCAAGTGAATAGTGAGAGTACGTGCCGGGATCTGTACGCCAAGCTGCAGCAATCCCATCTTTCTAGG CAAACAAACATACGCAATTGCATAACTTTGTCAGCGACAACGCTGAAGAATCTACGCGAACAACGGGAATCAAATCCCAATGATGTGGAGACTGATAGCAAATTTAAGGCTGAGCAACGAAAg TTGAGAGTACTCCAAGCCGAGCTTAACGTCGAGGATATCATAAAGGAGCGAACATACAAGGCATTTAATGAGCGTTGCAGATCATATTTCCATGCTGAATAA
- the LOC117569474 gene encoding uncharacterized protein LOC117569474, giving the protein MAAKHEDIRDKIENGIYKLATNDKSTRSTVWRVYRKIEKDDGSILEHVLFCIGCKNIMSFTHKSTTNLRRHKCHLQYLKKQAYCNGYADANNTKEWFKDADGEMTVGDILLEAEAELKVDNEESSEAQSMSEEIDKKPTPTDVAAFIALRGAAAAAESTANDAQQSKSNDDSLNASATGFPNSSSRLSDVFVSHDVSGAEESAIYAQTWSLEYRKLTEDQKFYAKRAIDEIFVLGRLRRLTLNTVPSVTE; this is encoded by the coding sequence ATGGCAGCCAAACACGAAGACATACGGGATAAAATTGAGAATGGCATCTATAAACTGGCAACCAACGATAAAAGCACACGCAGTACTGTGTGGCGCGTGTATCGCAAGATTGAAAAAGACGACGGCAGTATATTGGAACATGTCCTGTTTTGCATTggttgcaaaaatataatgtcCTTCACACACAAGTCCACAACCAATTTGCGACGCCACAAATGCCACTTGCAATACCTTAAGAAACAAGCGTATTGCAATGGATATGCCGATGCCAATAATACAAAGGAATGGTTCAAGGACGCTGATGGTGAGATGACAGTTGGCGATATTTTATTGGAGGCTGAGGCCGAACTAAAAGTGGATAACGAAGAAAGTTCGGAAGCCCAATCAATGTCAGAGGAGATAGATAAGAAACCCACTCCGACGGATGTGGCTGCGTTTATTGCACTTCGaggtgctgcagctgcagccgaGTCAACTGCTAATGATGCCCAACAGTCTAAAAGCAATGATGATTCACTCAATGCGAGTGCAACTGGCTTTCCAAATTCTAGCTCTCGCCTCTCAGATGTCTTTGTTTCCCACGATGTAAGCGGGGCCGAGGAGTCTGCAATATATGCACAAACATGGTCACTGGAATATCGCAAGCTGACGGAAGATCAAAAATTTTATGCCAAAAGAGCTATTGATGAGATATTTGTGCTGGGGCGTTTAAGGCGTTTAACGCTGAATACGGTGCCGTCGGTAACGGAATGA